From a region of the Corallococcus coralloides DSM 2259 genome:
- a CDS encoding ankyrin repeat domain-containing protein encodes MPRAKTPRKPDTAALMKKADALLDEMPPQLDQAIPLLREIVEADPAHLLALHSLNWALDPTRRGEPHRWEREVKAEHWRVRDRVLELTRGTKPGGELSTGQKARALALSQWADDLVRRKPTDAQLEQAEAALVEAEALRDLADHASARRGLEAWHALRRGPPAQGYRKLLARVEAAPDPRALDDEGNEDPFAFQGLEGVFSDEGFHAWLRKQKPASRPPARKAKALDEGLLQAAGLDASPFFGPGFEGDWRTGRVLALVALGADLEVRDKNKRGVLHLAAMVDDASLVKELLRLGAPVDATDAAKATPLHAAAEHGSTACIALLAKGGVPVDALDNAGRTALCNARRADVARALIDAGANPNAGKDWTPLHQHARVKERGPVIEVLLQAGADVARKNAAGQTPVKEALEHGNPHLARLMGARAPSGKRGALDVQPMLDALARKRKALLKAWYYEDQDVDAVEQVLDQLALEGATSWDALAAAMQGMHPWTAMALVELAREVLPGEAKAPALSKRPRFVRGDLVVKGDVHVDRPLLVTGNLTVEGVLSNAGPEGLLVVGGSLRASGVDTDGELIVGQDLEAQVVWGHGNDAALRVGGVLKAEALIADDHDVQARVKARHHFASGDFDATDASLQELFVPKAFARARLDRERLFNALRKSGGALQSPD; translated from the coding sequence ATGCCACGCGCCAAGACGCCCAGGAAGCCCGACACCGCCGCGCTGATGAAGAAGGCGGACGCGTTGCTGGACGAGATGCCGCCCCAGTTGGACCAGGCCATCCCGCTCCTGCGTGAAATCGTGGAGGCGGATCCAGCGCACCTGCTGGCGCTGCACTCGCTCAACTGGGCCCTGGATCCGACGCGGCGCGGGGAGCCCCACCGCTGGGAGCGCGAGGTGAAGGCCGAGCATTGGCGGGTTCGCGACCGCGTCCTCGAGCTGACCCGCGGGACGAAGCCCGGCGGAGAGCTGTCGACCGGGCAGAAGGCGCGCGCGCTGGCGCTGAGCCAGTGGGCCGATGACCTGGTGCGGCGCAAGCCGACGGACGCGCAGCTCGAACAGGCGGAGGCCGCGCTGGTGGAGGCCGAAGCCCTGCGCGACCTCGCGGACCACGCCTCCGCACGCCGGGGGCTGGAAGCGTGGCACGCGCTGCGGCGGGGCCCCCCGGCACAGGGCTACCGGAAGCTGCTCGCCCGGGTGGAAGCGGCTCCCGATCCGCGCGCCCTCGACGACGAGGGCAACGAGGATCCGTTCGCCTTCCAGGGGCTGGAGGGTGTCTTCTCCGACGAAGGCTTCCACGCGTGGCTCCGGAAGCAGAAGCCCGCGTCGCGTCCTCCGGCGCGAAAGGCCAAGGCCCTGGACGAGGGGCTCCTGCAGGCGGCGGGGCTCGACGCGTCTCCCTTCTTCGGCCCTGGCTTCGAAGGGGACTGGCGCACGGGCCGGGTGCTGGCCCTGGTTGCACTGGGCGCCGACCTGGAGGTCCGGGACAAGAACAAGCGCGGGGTCCTCCACCTGGCCGCGATGGTGGACGACGCATCGCTGGTGAAGGAACTCCTGCGGCTGGGCGCTCCCGTGGACGCGACCGATGCCGCGAAGGCCACGCCCCTGCACGCGGCGGCCGAGCACGGCAGCACGGCCTGCATCGCCCTGCTGGCGAAGGGCGGCGTTCCCGTGGACGCGCTCGACAACGCGGGGCGCACGGCGCTCTGCAACGCGCGGCGGGCGGACGTGGCGCGAGCGCTCATCGACGCGGGCGCCAACCCCAACGCGGGCAAGGACTGGACGCCGCTGCACCAGCACGCACGCGTCAAGGAGCGCGGGCCCGTCATCGAGGTCCTGCTCCAGGCAGGAGCGGATGTGGCTCGCAAGAACGCGGCGGGACAGACGCCCGTGAAGGAGGCGCTGGAGCACGGCAACCCGCACCTCGCCCGGCTCATGGGGGCCAGGGCGCCCTCGGGAAAGAGAGGGGCGCTGGACGTGCAGCCGATGCTGGACGCGCTGGCTCGCAAGCGGAAGGCATTGCTCAAGGCCTGGTACTACGAAGACCAGGACGTGGACGCCGTCGAGCAGGTCCTGGATCAGCTCGCGCTGGAGGGTGCCACGTCATGGGACGCGCTCGCGGCGGCGATGCAAGGCATGCATCCGTGGACGGCCATGGCCCTGGTGGAGCTCGCCCGGGAGGTGCTCCCGGGCGAAGCGAAGGCGCCTGCCCTCTCCAAGCGGCCGCGCTTCGTGCGTGGAGACCTGGTGGTGAAGGGCGACGTCCACGTGGACAGGCCCCTATTGGTGACAGGGAACCTCACGGTGGAGGGCGTGCTGAGCAACGCAGGGCCTGAAGGCCTGCTCGTGGTGGGCGGCTCGCTGCGCGCCAGTGGCGTGGACACGGATGGGGAGCTGATCGTGGGCCAGGACCTGGAGGCCCAGGTCGTCTGGGGGCACGGCAACGACGCGGCGCTCCGGGTCGGCGGCGTGCTGAAGGCCGAGGCGCTCATCGCGGATGACCACGACGTGCAGGCCCGGGTGAAGGCAAGGCATCACTTCGCCTCGGGGGACTTCGACGCCACGGACGCATCCCTCCAGGAGCTCTTCGTGCCAAAGGCTTTCGCCCGGGCGCGACTGGACCGCGAAAGGCTGTTCAACGCCCTGCGCAAGTCAGGAGGGGCGCTCCAGAGCCCGGACTGA
- a CDS encoding NAD(P)H-binding protein, whose product MHVILGATGHIGSELSRLLLARGESVTVVSRSEDKLQPFKRAGADVAPVDVRDVKALRAVLKRGQRLFLLNPPAPPTSDTDREERASLGAILEALEGVELERIVAASTFGAQAGEHLGDLGVLHEMEQALARQEVPVSIVRGAYYFTNWDMALQSAAEEGVVQTFFPPDFRLPMVAPRDLAVVAAALLTVPEARPGLFQVEGPRRYSPADVATACAEALGRPVTVESVPRARWVETFRGLGFSPMAAESYARMTAATVDGTFPEPGSTLHGRTALEDYVAERCSGAPASPAHQP is encoded by the coding sequence ATGCACGTCATCCTTGGCGCCACCGGCCATATCGGATCCGAACTGTCCCGGCTCCTCCTGGCGCGGGGGGAGTCCGTCACGGTCGTGTCCCGGAGCGAGGACAAGCTCCAGCCGTTCAAGAGGGCGGGGGCGGACGTGGCGCCGGTCGACGTGCGGGACGTCAAGGCGCTGCGGGCCGTGCTCAAGCGGGGCCAGCGGCTCTTCCTGCTCAACCCGCCCGCGCCGCCCACGTCCGATACGGACCGCGAGGAGCGGGCCAGCCTGGGGGCCATCCTCGAGGCGCTCGAAGGCGTGGAGCTGGAGCGCATCGTCGCGGCCTCCACGTTCGGTGCTCAGGCGGGCGAGCACCTCGGGGACCTGGGCGTGCTTCACGAAATGGAGCAGGCCCTGGCGCGCCAGGAGGTGCCGGTGAGCATCGTCCGCGGCGCCTACTACTTCACCAACTGGGACATGGCGCTCCAGTCCGCGGCGGAAGAGGGCGTGGTGCAGACGTTCTTCCCGCCCGACTTCCGCCTGCCCATGGTGGCGCCCCGGGACCTGGCGGTGGTCGCCGCGGCCCTGTTGACCGTGCCGGAGGCACGCCCAGGCCTCTTCCAGGTGGAGGGGCCGCGGCGCTATTCCCCGGCCGACGTGGCCACGGCCTGCGCCGAGGCGTTGGGCCGGCCCGTCACGGTGGAGTCCGTGCCGCGTGCGCGGTGGGTGGAGACCTTCCGCGGCCTGGGCTTCTCACCCATGGCCGCGGAGTCCTACGCGCGCATGACGGCGGCCACCGTCGACGGCACCTTCCCGGAGCCGGGCAGTACGCTGCACGGCAGGACGGCGCTTGAGGACTACGTCGCCGAACGGTGCTCAGGGGCTCCAGCGAGCCCGGCGCACCAGCCATGA